From Impatiens glandulifera chromosome 7, dImpGla2.1, whole genome shotgun sequence:
caCTTATTAAATATTACGCGTATTATGTAATAGGCATAATATGTAATACGCGCAAACTCTAATATATAAACCTCACCTCATTTGAGATCCTCATTTTAAAGGCGTTCTGATTCACGACTTTCTCTCTCCAACTCACTACTTTCCAACTTTAATGACTCTCCAACTTTGTTCAACTTCGTTAAACATCAGTTCAACATCATCATCGCTCAACTCTCATTGTCTCGACTCTCAAACTCTAAAAACCCTAAACTTCATTCAACATCATCATCTCCTCCACTCTCCAATCATCTCTCCGTCTTCGAGAAACCATACCCAACATCCGTCTCCGTCTTTAGCTGCTCATCATCACCGCATCCACTCATCGTCCGTCTCGTCGTTCTTATATTCAGGTGAGTTTAGCGTTTaggatttatttatatttttattctggCGTTTAGAGttttgtatatatgtatatgtatattttgatgGATAATCCTTAGGCCATCATCTTCAATAGGCACGCATAATGGGTTTTGCGTGCCTTTTTCTCCTCCAACGGGCCGGAAAATCAGAACGCAATTTGCATTTTGATTCATCTCTCTCCTTCGACCAACGCAAATAccattttgaccatttttttaaaatggccATTGactgtatatatatttttttaaacttttgaaatttatatattgatcttaaacttattttttttacttctaacataaaaatttataatattttttaaatatataatcattatacttaaaattttatctaatttattttatattttataatttattttatatttattttattatattttataacttaaattttataaattataaatttttaattttaaaatgtattattttgttatgtatgaattattaatatataattaatttatcttaattttattaaataaatgagaaaaaattggggttaaatatgtacagttgataaatatatagataatattaatatggttaaaaagttagtgtaaaaaatgaatattctaaaatattcttttgagtttagaaatgggtttttgggttgtagatgaattactgtttgaagTGACATTTACTACATTTTGGGTTTGGGAATTAGTTTGTGGATTGGAGATGGTTAGCGTTTATGGTTTATGTAgtgtttagggtttatgtatGTATATTCTGATGTTGTTTATTTGAGTTGGTTAGGGTTTATTCAATGTTTCTCGCTCACGCGTATTACATCACACGTATtgtaattttcttattttgaatGCATAGTTTAAGGTTTATATAATGTCCGCGTATTGTAATTCATTCACGCgcattgtttgtttttttatttactaacTGTTGTTCCTTTTTTGTAGATGGCGTCAACCATAATTCCTGAGTTTGTTGGTAGAGTTTCGTGGAAAACCAATCTATTAAACATTGCCAACAAGTTTACTGAAATGGATTTAATGGAAAGGGTAGAAAAAACTCAATTTCGATTTTTATTCATAGGAGCATCGAGACTGCGGTTTTCAGGAATGATAATCCATCAAATGCTCCTCAGGAATAGCAGTTCAAATTCTAAGCAGATGAAGTTCCTCGTGAATGGAGAGGAGCTGTCCTTCGGGATGAAGGAGTTTGCCTTGATCACAGGCCTCAATTTTAGGAGATTCCCTGCGGTGGAAACAATTTTCAATGAAGTTGAAAAATGTCCAAATTTGgttgtaaaatattttcaaagtaATATGATTGTTAGAATAGAAGACCTTCACTCAAGACTTATGTCCTGCTCTGATAAAGAAGATGCATGGAAGTTGGGGCTGGTATACCTGGTTTGCCATTATCTCTTCGCCATTAACTCaaagaggataataaatatcaaactacTCAGCATGGTCGAGAACATCGACACTttcctccaatttccatggggaaaatTGTCCTTTAGAGCAACCCTGAAGGGTTTGAACAGGGACCTAAAACACTTAAGGTCGATATATCTAGACAAAAAGGAAGGTATGAgtaagaagaacaaagacaagaATGTCAgtgtttcttataccgtatatgggttTGCATTAGCATTACAAGTGTGGACATATGAggttatcaaaacgtttgtccCCAAACTTGCAAGAAATACGATGCTTCAAGCGCATGAGCCTGTCTGCCCAAGGATAATACAATACAAATCCAGCAGGAAGACCACCGCCTCTGATCTTCAAACTGCCTTGCAAGGCAAGATTGTCAAAAAGATGGAAATGTCTGAAGAGGAGAAGATCTTATATGATGGGGAAGAGTTTGAAGATATGGGAGATAATTTGTATGATTGTTTATTTAAGTTTGAGTCCAGAAGGAGGAAACATGAAGAAATTGAAGATGTAGTTCCTTTCAAACCTGACATGAGGAAGAGAAGACAAATTACTCATCCCAGTACTTCTCATTCTGTTCCTGCCAAATCTGCCATGAGAAAGAGAAAACTAATTACTCCCCTCAGCCCTAGCACCTCTCATTCTCTCTCCACCGCCACCGGGAATCATTCAGATGATGATGACCCTCAAATGACTCCAACATCAACACCTCCCCAGAATGGATGTAAATTGGATAAACTGACGAATGAggtaaataacaaaaaaactaaaataaatctCATAAAAGATAATCAACTTCAGATGTTTAACCAACTATAAGAACAGATTGACATAATATCAGTCACACTAGAGGAGGAACATAGCAGGAGaataatgaagagaaaagaaaatgagGAGAATGTGTTGGTGGAGAAGGATAAGGTATGTACAATTCACATTCACGATTTTTGTATaccttcaatttttttttttgtttgcatAAGTCAACCACATATGACTCCTACCACACAGGGGAAAAAACAAAAATGTGAGATTGCTCTAGAATCTGGTCCATCGTCACCATCTGCAAGTGTTTCCATATCAGTAGATTCATCTGGTGAGCTTGGTACTTGTCCAAGTTTACCTCCCAAGGATGTGCCTTCCTCCCAAATTGCATCTATTCAGGAGACACTCAACCAGGTTATTGAATTTAAAcacttttatttgaatgttgatctattttattttattttattttcagttgCATGATGTACATGCTATCGGCTCGGATAATTTTCATTATGACCGAGactatattttattcttttactttTCAATTGAAAAGTAATGCTTTTTTAGCCTTGATATGTTAAAACTGTGACTTGTCAATTGGAACAGCTTATGTTACAAATAGCAAGGATAAATATAGTTTTGTTTTGTTCATTCAAATTTTCagcttataattttttttgggggtTGTTCtgcattttttatttagtttttccCTCTCTCCCCCCTCTACCACCATATCCAGAAACGTATCTGGTTGTGATTATGTTAGTAAACTTAACAGAGATTCGTAAAATTTATTGATTGTTTCCTATATGGGTATAGAAACAAAAGTTACAAGTGTTTCCATATGGGGATAATCAATATCTTCATATATTCCCTACCCAGTTTATTGCTAGATTAGCATGTTATAAGCATCTTGCAACTCTTATAGACTTGTATTTTGACCTGTTAGGACATTATATTGGCCTCCATTGTTTTTATTCATTACATTTAGCTTCGGAAATCCATTTTGCAGATAATATCCATGCAAAGAGAGTTGCAGAAACAAATGTCTGTCACGGTTGATGAATCTCTTGCTAAAGAAGGTAAAATATTGGAAACAGCATTGGGCCGAAGCATGGAGAAAACTGTAAAGGCTAACTGTGATACATTATGGGCTCGGTTTCAAGAGGAAAATGCAAAACAGGAGAAAGCAGTGCGGGATCATTTGCAACAGATCACAAATTTGATCACCAACTGCATAAACAAGGACTTACCTGATATGGTTGAGAAAACCACAAAGAAGGAATTAGGTACCTTAGGCCCAGCTATTACACGTGCAATATCTCCTGCAATAGAAAAAGCAGTCTCTACAGTCATTGCAGAGTCATTCCAGGttggtattatatatatatttttataaacaagaTCCTATATTTAAGTTGGTACTAAAATTGATTGTGATTTACCAGCGAGGTGTGGGTGATAAAGCAGTTAATCAACTTGAGAAATCTGTTAATTCAAAACTTGAAGCGACTGTTGCTAGGCAAATCCAAGCGCAATTCCAGACCTCTGGCAAACAGGTTTTACAGGTTCGTTATTCAAGAACTTGAGACTATAAGCATACATACATGTATCTCAACctgtgaatatttaattttgttttgctaAAGTGAACACTTCATTCCAATGTTTTTTTACAAatacagttttttttttggttttttgttgACTGACATGATATGAAGATGAGAATGTTTATGCAAGCAATGTATTGATTTTACACAAGGATTTAAATGCAGGAAGTATTTAAATCCAGCTTGGAAGCTTCAATAATCCCGGCTTTTGAGATGTCATGCAAAACCATATTTGAGCAAGTTGATTCTGCAATCCACAAAGGGATTGTTGAACATACAACCTCTGCCCAACAGCAATTTGAATCTTTGCATTCTCCACTAGCAATTGCGTTGAGGGTATGTAAACTTTTGTCtggaaaataatttttctttagaatttttCCTCCATCTTTTGGTGGTGTTCTCTttaatattagatttttatGTTATCAGTATAAATTTCCCTCTTATTTGTGCAGGATGCAATTAACTCTGCATCAACAATGACACAAACCTTAAGCAATGAATTAGGTGATGGTCAAAGAAAGTTGATGGCTATGGCAATTTCAGGAGCTAATTCGAAGGGATCAAATTCTTTGGTAAGCCAACTTAGTAGTAATGGGCCTTTGAGCCCTCAGGTTTTTTCCCTTCCTTTCAGAAAAATGTCATTTTCCTTTTCTATGGTGTCATTGTTTCCGAGCATTTCGTGTATCTGCAGATTGAGGCACCCATGGATCCAAAAAAGGAGCTATTGAGATTGATATCTGAACATAAATTAGATGAAGCCTTCACGACAGCCCTACATAGAAGCGATGTTCAAATTGTTTCTTGGTTATGCTCTCAGGTATATAGTGCTGAGCATTagaaagtattaaataaaacatgGTAGCTCATGTAGTACGGGTTGAATTAGTGGGCTTAATTCCCGTTGAAAGCACCTTGTTTGAATTGTGCTATAGTCCTCAAGAAATctctaaaacaaattaaaataaaaacatttgttttgatcctgaactaaaaaaataaaattgtgcaggttgatttgaagaagattttagCAATGTATCCAATCCCATTGAACCAAGGAGTGTTACTATCTCTTCTACAGCAGTTGGCTTGTGATATTAGCAATGATGCAACAGAAAAGCTATCATGGATGACAGCAGTGGCACTTGCAATAAATCCGGGGGATGCTATGATTGCCTTACATGTGCGCCCCATATTCGAGCAAGTATATCAGATTCTCACCCAACTTTCCAGCCTGCCCACAACATCCAGTGTCGACTTCTCCAGTCTCCGCCTCATCATGCATGTTATTAACTCCATGTTAATAAATTGTACATGATTTCTCATTTGTCTCCATGATTTGTTCTTGATATGGATAGTGTGTAAGAAAAGAGAGTAAAGCTAGATGAGAAGGCAACAACCAGTTTGTGCAGTTTTCAGGTTTTCTCATTAAAGAAAATGCATTCTAGTAAATGCATTACAGCTGAACCCATATTAGTTCATCTTTGTTTTTCTTCACACACAAGTTATTTGACTCATCAACTTCTTCATATAACTCTTATATTCTCTAGTGTGCTTTTTTGTTAGTTTTGATGTAGTTTTAACTAAAGAGTATTGAGAAGTATTTTTCTTTGCTACAGTTTACAATATTATTTCTGTTAATGTAAAACAGTATGTTTAGTGAAATTTTGTTTAATGTGGGACTATTCTGCAATATCTTTTGtgttacaataataaataaataaatattgctGAAACTTTTAAATCTCTTATGACAAgaataaataatctttatttgATATTGTTCTACAACTCTATTAATGCTAAAATGCCTTATTATGATAAATTCCTTTATCTAAACTCTATTAATGCCTTGTTATGAAATACATTCTATTGTAATAGAAGGTGAGCAAACCTCCTATTAGAGAGATTGAAACTAAAAAAAagagttataaaatatttttaaggttCATTTATGTTCAAAAGTTACTAAACTAAAATGAGtcaaaattgatttatttttcttctccgACTAGTATGAAACCTGAATTGTGTTACTTATGGTCGTCTAGTTGTTGTAAATCTGAATGAAATTTAGGACACTCCTGCTAATATAAAATCTAAATTGCGTTACTTATGTTTTAGGTGTTAGCGATTATATTTGAAATCTAGGACATTAATTTCGAAGGCATCCTTTACAAAATCTATTATACTTATAACTTTTTGagtaacaaatataatttatatatgattgaCTTGAAACATTTACATTgtctgatttttattttttttagatgacAAACTACATTGACTTAAAACATTTACATTTGGGCCTTGTTCGGTtatgggttttttttaaaaactaagagagagaaaaattgattgatgggtgatgattttgaaaaggtaatgattatttttaataaaaagacttaaaaggtattgatatatataaataaaatataaaataataatttaaattagagggtattttagtattttagttaatgaaatgagtgatgtgattattgaggagtgattgattggaaaattgatttggtttggattttttaaataacccaaggAGAACAACCTTtcaattataactttttatattttgaatttttttttaagataaatatgttAAGACTTTGGTTTTGTTAAATAAGAGATAAATTAGATTTAATAGAATTAAAGTACTTGTGTAAATTTATATAAGGATGATGAAtacattattattgtttaaattcaaattttcagtttaatatgatttttttttgtaaatattttaattttaattttttcaaatgttaTTTGGCCACGTACGAATCTTTTCAATTTTACATGGACACTTGAGTAGTTCATTGATGACTCCTTCCTAGTTCTTAGGGATGAAAATAATTAccgatattataggtatatccAAAATACCGCATtacaatatatatcaaaaatatcgatttttaaggtatatcgaaaaatGTAAGTGTAACCCCAAAAAAACCCTCTCATGCTTAGAGTTTTGCGGAAAAGCTCGAGGTTCAAGAAATTTCAACCTCTGTTTGCATGtcagtaattttcttttaaaataaaacattatttaaaatatttttaaatgatcccTAACaccttttgaaattaattaaaaataattaatttcgggattcaattttatataatctGGGGATTTAcggtaatcaaatcacaatttgaattttttttagaaatcattgagcttaaattaattaacataattaattaaaaaattatttattttgaaatagagtcgacaattgatttttgaaaatcaataaaagttggcatacgtATACGAACGTATTGGCCAtagtttcttttagtttttaGTTCGGTGATACTCGAAAAATAAATTTCGCGCTttatcctccgtacccgtttaaaaaacggtctctatttataaagctaacttttaaaaatcagttgtataacgtttgaattttaactaattatttttctagtCCCAGTTATGCTTTTaggtttagcgttatttaaaaaattgaaacaacaatatttaaaaacgGGTACATGTTGTCGATGATAACTAGGGAGGATTATAActgaagaacatcagtcatATTTAATagtgttagggtttagaaataaacaccaaatatgccttagtcaaaatatttttgtgtggaaatatcccaaaaatattttgaaattattttctaatttttgagatttttagaaaatggtttggtgttccaaaattacaaaaataattttggatttcgAAAAGATGAATTAGACAGGCCTTAGGATAGGAGTTCTAAGATTTGGGTTTGTTTTATCAGCCAAAGTCTAAAAACCCTCGGTCCGGGTCGTGGAGCCTCTCGGTCGAGGCTCGTGATCTTCGGTTGGAGTGTCGAAGTTCCTCGATCTAGGTGCTaagaactctcggtccttggctgagATCATCGGTGTTGGTGTACAAACTCACAGTCCTATGTTAGATATGGGCTAAGTCCCTCAATCCCGGGTTTAGGAGTTATCGGTCTTGAGTTTGGACCTCTCGATCATATGTCctagaattctcggtcctatgtTGGACCTCTTGGTAATGTGTTGGACCTCTCAGTCTTGGATATAAAAAGTCGAACCTCTTGGTCCTATTaaaattctcggtcctaggtctcgatCCTAGGTTCGAATCTCGGTTCGGACCGATAATTgtcggtcggacctcttggtcctcaagaacacaaaagtgtagtttttttaatttttatttttaacttagaTTGTTTGATCTAAGGGCTTgttagcttcacaaagctcccaagaacatgttgatcatctcAAGATATCAATCaacttggatgatgatcaaatcgttcaaaacaatttgtgatcaaaatttgagtttttaattttaaagttgttttgaggagaaaggagttatccaatagctttcttatatcgcatatacttgattggtaccaaaacaaaatattggttgttcgttttgacaagatcaagaactcaaaattttaattagtttttaaaattttgattttgatcaaacatgatcaggatggatcaaacatgatccaaacagttgccCAACATGATTATAATCATGTTGAGAAGTTTTTTTGGGTTGTGATTCAAGagaattagcccaagaacaacaaatatgtttttaaatatttttaaaatccaaatttgggttttttattttaggttaagagtgtgtttgataaccctggaattgatattgaaattggaattggagggtccaattccaattcttatgtttgttagacactctaatattaagaattggatttggaattagaattcaaatggaattcaatatagtgtaatttgatagttctcaattccaatcttttaaagtcggaattgtaattccaaattaatatgtttttcacgtttttgacatgtttaacacgttttcacacatttaacatgttttcatgtttttgacacatttaacacgttcttggcacgtttaacacgtttttgacacgtttaacacgttttgacacatttaacacatttttcacgtccttgatacgtttaacacatttttgacatgtttaacacgattttcacatttttgacacgtttaacacgattttcacatttttgacacgtttttgacacgtttaacatgtttttaacacgtttcacatgtttttcacattttggcatatgttgcacgttttggcacgtttaacaagtttttaacatatttgacacgtttaacacatttaacacgtttttaacacattaaacacgtttcgatatgtttaaatatgtttaaatatgtttttggcacatttaacacgttttggacatgtttaacatgtttttttacgtttttgatacatttactaaatttttgacacgtttaacacgttttggcacatttaacaagtttttcacatatttggcacgtttaacacgtttttgatacattttcatgtttaacacgttgttgacacgtttcacatattttttttacattttgacacatttgacacatttttagcacatttaacacggttttgacacatttttctcgttttggcacgtttaacaagtttttcacttatttggcacatttaacatatttttgatatgtttaacacgtttaacactttataaatacattaaacacgtttatcatgattttggcatgttaaacacgtttttgatacgtttaacacgtttttcacattttggcacgttttaatatgtttaacacattttgggcacgtttga
This genomic window contains:
- the LOC124909873 gene encoding enhancer of mRNA-decapping protein 4-like, with translation MASTIIPEFVGRVSWKTNLLNIANKFTEMDLMERVEKTQFRFLFIGASRLRFSGMIIHQMLLRNSSSNSKQMKFLVNGEELSFGMKEFALITGLNFRRFPAVETIFNEVEKCPNLVVKYFQSNMIVRIEDLHSRLMSCSDKEDAWKLGLVYLVCHYLFAINSKRIINIKLLSMVENIDTFLQFPWGKLSFRATLKGLNRDLKHLRSIYLDKKEGMSKKNKDKNVSVSYTVYGFALALQVWTYEVIKTFVPKLARNTMLQAHEPVCPRIIQYKSSRKTTASDLQTALQGKIVKKMEMSEEEKILYDGEEFEDMGDNLYDCLFKFESRRRKHEEIEDVVPFKPDMRKRRQITHPSTSHSVPAKSAMRKRKLITPLSPSTSHSLSTATGNHSDDDDPQMTPTSTPPQNGCKLDKLTNEIDIISVTLEEEHSRRIMKRKENEENVLVEKDKGKKQKCEIALESGPSSPSASVSISVDSSGELGTCPSLPPKDVPSSQIASIQETLNQLISMQRELQKQMSVTVVEPLAKEGKRLEAALGRSMEKTVKTNCDILWARFQEENAKQEKEVRDRLQQITNCINKDLPAMVEKTIKKELGTLGPAITRAISPVLEKAVSAVIAESFQKGVGDKAVNQLEKSVNSKLEATVARQIQAQFQTSGKQVLQEVFKSSLEASIIPAFEISCKTMFEQVDSALHKGIVEHTTAAQQQFESLHSPLAIALRDAINSASTMTQTLSNELGDGQRKLMAMAISGANSKGSNSLISQLSSNEPLGPQIEAPMDPKKELLRLISEHKLDEAFTTALHRSDVQIVSWLCSQVDLKKILAMYPIPLNQRVLLSLLQQLACDISNDATEKLSWMTAVALAINPGDAMIVLHVRPIFEQVYQILTQLSSLPTTSSVDFSSIRIIMHVINSMLINCK